In one window of Planctomycetaceae bacterium DNA:
- a CDS encoding fructose-bisphosphatase class III encodes MLNPTVSFKRPEADLSLLELLSLEYPNVDAAIAEVARLSAVQTLPKGAVHVISDIHGEDKKLQHVINNASGTLRPLVEEFFAETMNAGELEEFLKLTFYPAEVTGQLREKLTSPEDVRAFAERTLKPQLQLLRYLVSNYSLRLATKLFPAEYRELLLEMLHAPSTERSVEFISAMLDELVRRDRALHLIHLLGRLIRNLAVDELIIGGDCWDRGPRGDRVVDYLRLQPNVEFIWGNHDALWLGAALGNEALICTVLRISLRYRRLGQLDEGYSIPLTPLEHLARTVYAEDPAIHFLPKGDGMRPKEIVARMQKAAAVMQFKLEGKLIERNPQWELNHRRLLHRIDYANGTIVIDGERYPLRDQLFPTIDPDHPYELTPEEASCLSHLKHSFLNSQKLQEQVRFMVGHGSMYLRRDECLIFHACVPVDADGNFLPLVVDDQRMAGRALFEGIEKVVRRAVMRSAENDLDFLWYLWSGPRSPLFGKDRIATFERDFIQDKKPHRETKDPYFSLIHEVDFCDRILREFGMETDGGLIVNGHVPVRVEAGESPLKRSGKAITIDGAFSEAYGDYGYTLVLEANRIVLAEHHHFDSVDAAIRDGIDIVPKVQEIRVFHQPRSTRDTERGQRIRYRIEMLERLIEAYQTNRLHERPAGHLEESARL; translated from the coding sequence ATGCTCAACCCTACAGTGTCATTTAAACGTCCCGAAGCAGATCTGTCGCTCCTGGAGTTACTGTCGTTAGAGTACCCCAACGTCGACGCTGCCATAGCTGAAGTGGCTCGACTGTCGGCAGTGCAGACTCTTCCCAAAGGGGCAGTTCACGTCATCAGTGATATTCACGGTGAAGATAAAAAACTTCAACATGTGATCAACAATGCCTCCGGGACACTTCGGCCGCTGGTGGAAGAATTCTTTGCCGAAACGATGAACGCAGGCGAACTGGAAGAGTTTCTGAAGCTGACGTTTTACCCCGCGGAAGTGACTGGACAGCTCCGGGAAAAACTCACATCTCCCGAGGATGTTCGCGCATTTGCAGAACGAACCCTGAAACCACAGCTTCAATTGCTACGCTACCTGGTTTCGAACTACAGCCTGCGTCTGGCAACCAAACTTTTCCCGGCAGAATACCGGGAACTTCTGCTGGAGATGCTGCATGCTCCGTCGACCGAACGCAGCGTCGAGTTTATTTCCGCCATGCTGGACGAACTCGTTCGTCGAGATCGCGCGCTGCACCTGATCCATTTACTCGGCCGCCTGATTCGAAACCTGGCTGTCGATGAATTGATTATTGGGGGAGACTGCTGGGATCGTGGGCCGCGCGGCGATCGCGTCGTGGACTATCTTCGTCTGCAACCCAATGTGGAGTTCATTTGGGGCAACCACGACGCACTCTGGCTGGGTGCTGCTCTCGGCAACGAAGCGCTCATCTGTACGGTTCTTCGCATCTCACTTCGATATCGACGTTTGGGGCAGCTGGATGAGGGATACAGCATTCCCCTGACGCCGCTGGAGCACCTGGCTCGCACGGTTTATGCTGAAGATCCGGCCATACACTTCCTTCCGAAGGGAGATGGTATGCGGCCAAAAGAAATCGTTGCCCGGATGCAGAAGGCTGCGGCAGTGATGCAGTTCAAACTGGAAGGGAAACTGATTGAACGCAACCCACAATGGGAGCTCAATCACAGAAGATTGCTGCACCGGATTGACTACGCAAACGGTACCATCGTCATCGATGGCGAAAGGTACCCATTGAGAGATCAGTTGTTCCCCACAATTGATCCGGATCACCCTTATGAACTTACACCCGAAGAAGCATCCTGTCTGTCTCATCTGAAGCACTCCTTTCTGAACAGTCAGAAGTTGCAGGAACAAGTCCGATTTATGGTGGGGCATGGTTCGATGTATCTTCGTCGCGACGAGTGCCTGATCTTCCACGCATGCGTGCCGGTGGATGCCGACGGCAACTTTCTTCCACTGGTGGTGGATGACCAGCGGATGGCCGGGCGAGCGTTGTTTGAAGGTATCGAGAAAGTTGTCCGTCGGGCCGTGATGCGGTCAGCAGAGAATGATCTGGACTTTCTCTGGTATCTTTGGAGTGGTCCTCGATCTCCACTATTCGGGAAGGACCGAATTGCCACATTCGAGCGTGATTTTATCCAGGATAAAAAACCGCATCGTGAAACCAAGGATCCTTACTTTTCACTAATCCACGAAGTCGATTTCTGCGATCGCATCCTCCGGGAATTCGGCATGGAAACTGATGGTGGTCTGATTGTGAACGGTCACGTTCCGGTGAGAGTCGAAGCCGGGGAGTCACCACTCAAACGAAGTGGAAAAGCCATCACAATCGATGGTGCTTTTTCAGAAGCTTACGGCGATTATGGATACACCCTGGTTCTTGAAGCGAATCGCATTGTACTGGCAGAGCACCATCACTTTGACTCCGTTGATGCAGCCATCCGCGATGGTATCGATATCGTTCCGAAGGTTCAGGAGATTCGAGTGTTTCATCAGCCACGCTCAACACGTGATACCGAGCGGGGACAACGAATTCGTTATCGGATTGAAATGCTGGAACGCCTGATCGAGGCCTATCAGACCAACCGGCTTCACGAACGCCCGGCTGGCCATCTGGAAGAATCCGCTCGATTGTGA
- a CDS encoding GNAT family N-acetyltransferase, with the protein MARKKASANKKKAAATAKKPRATKLSRAAKARKERRAKSAGQRAGKSTPVEPPMTASMVNSQYPPDENGILVREAHRADIPHLEAFVERFVQANRLLPRTTDELYDLVPFGFVAWVNDQLVGFAALEIYSAKLAEVRSLAVHEDYQGRGIGKRLVQKCVDLAHMRNILEVMAITSSDGFFKSCGFEFTLPGEKKALFMQTRDQY; encoded by the coding sequence ATGGCGCGCAAGAAAGCCTCTGCAAATAAAAAGAAGGCTGCTGCAACAGCGAAGAAACCCCGCGCCACAAAGCTCAGCCGTGCTGCGAAGGCTCGCAAGGAACGTCGGGCAAAGTCTGCGGGTCAAAGGGCCGGCAAGTCCACGCCGGTGGAGCCACCGATGACAGCCTCGATGGTAAATTCGCAGTATCCGCCTGACGAAAACGGGATTCTGGTGCGGGAAGCGCACCGAGCAGATATTCCCCACCTGGAAGCATTCGTCGAACGATTTGTGCAGGCAAACCGGCTGCTGCCTCGAACAACCGACGAACTTTACGATCTGGTTCCGTTTGGCTTTGTGGCGTGGGTCAATGATCAGCTGGTCGGCTTCGCGGCTCTGGAAATCTATTCCGCCAAGCTGGCCGAAGTGAGAAGTCTTGCCGTGCATGAAGACTATCAGGGACGAGGAATCGGCAAGCGACTGGTTCAGAAGTGCGTTGATCTCGCCCATATGAGAAACATCCTGGAAGTGATGGCGATCACCTCTTCGGATGGTTTTTTCAAATCCTGCGGGTTCGAATTCACCCTGCCGGGCGAAAAGAAAGCGCTGTTTATGCAAACGCGAGATCAATACTGA
- a CDS encoding FMN-binding protein, with translation MSTLSRSFLLIKSMAGRLIIVYRVFVFVAIVLLIHIQHRQWQIEMLIAERDLSRLLPLVQDVFPDAASITPASPAEKADSGLETMGNLLAIENRDGELSGYAVRTSPAADHIIGFSGPTDVLVTADTKGRIRKVKILSSLDTRDHVQEILDNQYFLPAFGSHSLQDMRRAPQVEAVSGATLTSLAILESLRFALNEDRSSENSPDGKLTHRSEVSLKFPEPPQLKDVQIIFPEANSVSASNQSGPGKWIVTNASGIMLGHIFCTSPAADNLIGYQGPTNTLIGLTTDDNVVGIAVGNSYDNEPYVDYVRDDTYFRKLFVGRSISELSQLDLDTERIEGVSGATMTSLAVAESLQVAAVDYVRRLEETQETASGSKSENPVYSFVTLRNISTTLITAIGVLIGTTGLRGKRRLRWSFQIILIVWLGLVNGDLLSQASLLGWSQNGIPWQRAAGLVILTLAAVIVPIVSRRNVYCSHICPHGAVQQLLRNRLPWKLSISGKIQRRLRLIPVILITWVMLVGFLHLPFSPVDIEPFDAWLFSIAGTATIIVAIGGLVASALTPMAYCRFGCPTGALLDFLTRSRRSDWQLQDTFALILLAAAIVLQMTV, from the coding sequence ATGTCGACGCTGTCCAGGTCCTTCCTGCTGATTAAGTCAATGGCGGGCAGGCTGATCATTGTCTACCGCGTTTTCGTCTTTGTCGCGATCGTCCTGCTGATTCACATCCAGCACCGACAGTGGCAAATCGAAATGCTGATCGCCGAAAGAGATCTGTCGCGGCTGTTACCGCTGGTGCAGGATGTCTTCCCCGACGCAGCATCCATCACCCCGGCCAGCCCGGCAGAAAAAGCAGATTCCGGCCTCGAAACCATGGGCAACCTGCTTGCAATCGAGAACCGTGACGGCGAGCTCTCGGGTTACGCCGTCCGAACATCTCCGGCAGCTGATCATATCATTGGCTTTTCCGGGCCAACAGATGTCCTCGTGACTGCAGATACAAAAGGACGCATTCGTAAAGTCAAGATCCTGAGCAGTCTGGACACTCGAGACCATGTTCAGGAAATCCTGGACAATCAGTATTTCCTGCCTGCGTTTGGTTCTCATTCTCTGCAGGACATGCGCCGCGCTCCGCAGGTGGAAGCAGTCTCCGGTGCAACACTCACATCCCTGGCAATCCTGGAAAGTCTCCGATTCGCTTTGAACGAAGACCGATCGTCAGAAAACAGCCCAGACGGGAAACTCACCCATCGCAGTGAAGTTTCGCTGAAATTTCCCGAGCCACCACAATTGAAGGATGTGCAGATCATTTTTCCGGAGGCAAATTCCGTCTCCGCTTCGAATCAGTCCGGTCCCGGCAAATGGATCGTGACAAACGCCTCAGGAATCATGCTGGGACACATTTTTTGTACATCACCAGCCGCAGACAATTTGATTGGATACCAGGGTCCAACCAACACGCTCATCGGCCTGACCACCGACGACAACGTTGTCGGCATTGCTGTTGGAAACAGCTACGACAATGAACCCTACGTCGACTATGTCAGAGACGACACTTACTTCCGGAAGCTGTTCGTCGGACGCAGCATCAGCGAACTATCACAACTGGACCTCGACACCGAACGAATCGAAGGGGTCAGCGGAGCAACAATGACAAGCCTCGCTGTCGCCGAATCGCTTCAGGTTGCTGCAGTGGACTACGTCCGAAGGCTTGAGGAGACACAGGAGACGGCCAGTGGCTCCAAATCGGAGAATCCGGTGTACTCTTTTGTTACGCTCCGTAATATTTCAACGACATTGATCACCGCCATTGGCGTTCTGATCGGAACAACGGGACTTCGGGGAAAGCGCCGATTACGATGGTCGTTTCAGATTATTCTGATCGTCTGGCTGGGACTTGTTAACGGAGACTTACTGTCGCAGGCATCTTTACTGGGATGGTCACAAAACGGAATTCCATGGCAACGCGCGGCAGGTCTGGTGATCCTGACTCTTGCCGCTGTGATCGTCCCGATTGTTTCACGCCGAAATGTTTACTGCAGCCACATCTGCCCGCACGGAGCTGTGCAACAATTGTTGCGGAATCGGTTGCCATGGAAGTTGTCCATTTCCGGCAAGATACAGCGACGGCTGAGGCTGATTCCGGTAATTCTGATCACCTGGGTCATGCTTGTAGGGTTCCTGCATTTGCCGTTCAGTCCGGTCGACATAGAACCGTTTGATGCCTGGCTGTTTTCAATTGCTGGTACTGCCACAATCATCGTCGCCATCGGTGGGCTGGTTGCCTCTGCGCTCACACCAATGGCTTATTGTCGATTCGGATGTCCAACCGGCGCGCTTCTGGATTTCCTCACTCGCTCTCGCAGATCGGATTGGCAATTGCAGGACACCTTTGCGCTGATTCTGCTGGCCGCAGCCATAGTCCTCCAGATGACGGTTTGA
- a CDS encoding FAD-dependent oxidoreductase: protein MFRMLIVCIAVCVLNSSSTRSFAKGKDTSSVLVEAESFTHPGGWKLDTQFIREMGSPYMLAHGLGQPVKDANTTVTLPEAGTWRVFVRTKDWVARWNAKGQPGRFQVLIDGQALPETFGTRSAEWFWHDGGTFETTKTEIQIALHDLTGFDGRCDALYFTKSGEAPPNISEPLAAWRQTQLGLDKTPTKRDGYDLVVVGGGYAGMGAAISAARMGCKVALIQDRPVLGGNGSSEIRVWAMGNIRRGKFPRIGEIVEEFCDHATKSPGRYEEFEDEKKEAIVRAEKNIDLFLNHHAYQVKTSEKKIVSVTAFDTRTSEHSEFQGRLFCDSTGHGTIGYLADADWDMEDKGRMGMSNMWAWDEIDQTTQFPETPWALDLKMDDFPYPRDHHGQWFWESGFDKDAIGDAEGIRDHNLRAVYGAFNAMKNRDGADQHQTAILTWVAYIGGPRESRRLMGDVVLTNEDIVSKRDFPDGCVPSTWSIDLHYPKEQYADKFPDNPFISYAVHDRSVDRQYGYPVPYRCFYSRNIENLFMAGRNISVTHEALGTTRVMKTCGMMGEVVGRAASLCVLHECQPRDVYNRYLAELIDLLNLPGKAHRDTVYEPVKIPDDAMELASSTGPMPGLDPKKLPGLVIDDRQAEKTGPWTEGTGLRGFVAFGYLYSGNKESAIRYKFDAPATGKHEIRLGYLNHENRASNVKVKVTIGSMTVTREINMKEPAPLENNFISLGVFRAKEGDPCIVEINGMHVNGNMHVDAVQVLPAD from the coding sequence ATGTTTCGAATGCTGATTGTCTGTATCGCTGTATGCGTGCTGAATTCATCGTCAACACGGTCGTTTGCCAAAGGAAAAGACACGTCCAGTGTTCTGGTTGAAGCCGAGAGTTTCACCCATCCCGGCGGATGGAAACTGGACACTCAGTTCATTCGCGAAATGGGATCGCCTTACATGCTGGCCCACGGATTGGGGCAACCTGTGAAAGACGCCAACACCACCGTGACTCTTCCGGAAGCAGGCACATGGCGCGTCTTCGTCCGCACTAAAGACTGGGTCGCTCGATGGAATGCAAAGGGTCAACCCGGACGGTTTCAGGTCCTGATTGACGGGCAGGCGTTACCGGAAACTTTTGGGACACGAAGTGCGGAATGGTTCTGGCACGACGGCGGAACATTTGAAACGACAAAGACCGAAATACAAATTGCTCTGCATGATCTGACCGGCTTCGACGGTCGGTGCGATGCGCTCTATTTCACGAAATCCGGCGAGGCACCGCCGAACATTTCCGAGCCACTGGCTGCATGGCGTCAAACACAGCTTGGGTTGGACAAAACACCAACAAAGCGAGACGGCTACGATCTGGTTGTTGTTGGCGGTGGATACGCCGGAATGGGCGCAGCGATTTCCGCTGCTCGAATGGGCTGCAAGGTCGCACTCATTCAGGATCGGCCGGTTCTTGGCGGTAACGGAAGCAGTGAAATACGCGTCTGGGCCATGGGCAATATCCGACGGGGCAAATTTCCACGGATCGGTGAGATTGTTGAAGAGTTCTGCGACCATGCAACGAAATCGCCCGGACGGTACGAAGAATTTGAAGACGAAAAGAAGGAAGCCATCGTTCGCGCAGAAAAGAACATCGATCTGTTTCTGAATCATCACGCATATCAGGTGAAGACCAGCGAAAAGAAAATCGTTTCTGTCACCGCATTCGATACCCGTACCAGCGAACATTCGGAGTTTCAGGGTCGCCTGTTCTGCGATAGTACAGGGCATGGAACGATTGGCTACCTGGCAGACGCCGACTGGGACATGGAAGACAAAGGTCGGATGGGAATGAGCAACATGTGGGCCTGGGACGAAATCGACCAGACGACGCAGTTCCCGGAAACTCCATGGGCTCTGGACCTGAAGATGGACGACTTTCCTTACCCTCGGGACCACCACGGTCAATGGTTCTGGGAAAGCGGATTTGACAAGGATGCCATTGGCGATGCAGAAGGTATTCGCGACCACAATCTCCGTGCGGTCTACGGTGCATTCAACGCCATGAAAAACCGTGATGGAGCAGACCAGCATCAAACCGCCATCTTGACGTGGGTTGCCTACATCGGCGGCCCCCGCGAATCACGGCGTCTGATGGGAGACGTTGTGCTGACCAACGAAGACATTGTTTCCAAACGTGACTTTCCGGATGGATGCGTGCCCAGCACGTGGTCGATCGATCTGCACTATCCCAAAGAACAGTACGCAGACAAATTCCCGGATAATCCGTTTATCAGTTATGCCGTTCACGATCGATCCGTCGACCGCCAATATGGTTACCCGGTCCCGTACCGATGTTTCTACAGCCGAAACATTGAGAACCTGTTTATGGCGGGGCGAAATATCAGTGTGACACATGAAGCGCTGGGAACGACTCGCGTCATGAAGACTTGCGGCATGATGGGTGAAGTGGTTGGTCGCGCTGCCAGCCTTTGCGTGCTGCATGAATGCCAGCCGCGGGATGTTTACAATCGCTATCTGGCCGAACTGATTGACTTGCTCAATTTGCCCGGAAAAGCGCATCGGGATACGGTTTACGAGCCTGTAAAAATTCCGGACGATGCGATGGAACTCGCCAGTTCCACAGGGCCGATGCCCGGACTCGATCCGAAGAAACTTCCCGGCCTTGTGATCGACGATCGTCAGGCAGAAAAAACCGGCCCGTGGACCGAAGGCACGGGGCTCCGGGGCTTTGTGGCATTTGGCTATCTGTATTCAGGAAACAAAGAATCGGCCATTCGTTATAAGTTCGACGCTCCCGCCACCGGCAAGCATGAGATTCGTCTGGGATATCTGAACCACGAAAATCGCGCATCGAATGTGAAGGTGAAAGTCACGATTGGCAGCATGACTGTCACGAGAGAAATTAACATGAAGGAACCCGCGCCGCTGGAAAACAACTTCATCAGTCTTGGAGTTTTCAGAGCGAAAGAAGGTGATCCCTGCATCGTCGAAATCAATGGCATGCATGTGAATGGAAACATGCATGTCGACGCTGTCCAGGTCCTTCCTGCTGATTAA
- a CDS encoding molybdopterin-binding protein → MSAEVIAIGSELTCGSKLDTNSQWLSRELEALGWTVTRHTALADDMAAMTAEFREAATRSRVVMITGGLGPTLDDITRDALAAAFGQALITDEQALEQIKALFAARGREMPNRNHRQAQRPESAQMIQNFCGTAPGLIMRIEPDAEGLVHPDGCLIAVMPGVPAEMKPMFEQQVRPNLVASNTVITRKVIRSFGFGESDVEKMLGELTARGRNPEVGITASEAVISLWITARAEDAMTSQRLAEDVRAEILEHLGDAIYTEGDLELHQVVGNLLVQHGKRVACVEGSTTGGLIAHWFTEEHAHAKCLASASIYADLNFLKSIVDAGPSETSGQSFAMLAEQAASHLLATGAADCVLLSSPHTDESTNTGIRMKRGEVAVADANSFEVFDVSMTGNLAIFRQRAGRTAINRLRLILR, encoded by the coding sequence ATGTCCGCTGAAGTCATTGCCATTGGATCCGAATTGACCTGCGGTTCGAAACTGGATACGAACAGTCAGTGGCTGAGTCGTGAGCTTGAAGCGCTGGGCTGGACCGTAACGCGTCATACCGCACTGGCCGATGATATGGCTGCGATGACGGCTGAATTTCGGGAAGCGGCCACCCGATCCCGTGTAGTCATGATTACCGGCGGACTCGGGCCGACACTGGACGACATCACACGCGACGCGCTGGCGGCAGCATTCGGGCAAGCATTGATTACTGATGAGCAGGCGCTGGAGCAGATTAAAGCACTCTTTGCCGCGAGGGGCAGAGAAATGCCAAATCGCAATCATCGGCAGGCTCAGCGGCCCGAATCGGCTCAAATGATCCAGAACTTCTGTGGCACTGCCCCCGGGCTTATCATGCGAATTGAGCCGGATGCGGAAGGATTGGTTCATCCCGATGGATGCCTGATTGCTGTCATGCCGGGCGTTCCGGCAGAAATGAAGCCGATGTTTGAGCAGCAGGTCCGTCCGAATCTGGTTGCGAGCAACACCGTGATCACGCGAAAGGTGATTCGCAGTTTCGGATTTGGTGAATCGGACGTTGAAAAAATGCTGGGGGAACTGACCGCAAGAGGACGTAATCCGGAAGTGGGCATCACAGCCAGTGAAGCCGTGATCTCATTGTGGATCACCGCTCGTGCAGAAGATGCGATGACCAGCCAGCGTCTGGCCGAGGACGTCCGCGCCGAAATTCTTGAACATCTGGGCGACGCCATTTACACGGAAGGCGATCTTGAACTGCATCAGGTTGTGGGGAACCTGTTGGTTCAACACGGCAAGCGGGTGGCCTGTGTGGAAGGAAGCACAACGGGCGGGCTGATCGCACATTGGTTTACTGAAGAACACGCACACGCGAAGTGCCTTGCGTCTGCAAGTATCTACGCGGACTTGAACTTCCTGAAATCGATTGTCGATGCGGGGCCTTCGGAGACATCCGGACAATCGTTTGCGATGCTGGCTGAGCAGGCGGCCTCTCATTTGCTGGCAACCGGAGCGGCAGATTGCGTTTTGCTTTCTTCACCACACACGGACGAATCGACGAACACCGGGATTCGCATGAAGCGTGGTGAAGTGGCCGTTGCCGATGCGAACAGTTTTGAGGTTTTTGATGTCAGCATGACTGGAAATCTGGCGATATTTCGACAGCGGGCAGGCAGAACGGCTATCAACCGGCTGCGCCTGATTCTCCGGTGA
- a CDS encoding SRPBCC family protein, with protein sequence MSLMETTTRTASPKATLSDSFSTDVRISKHPDKAGFLLETTQLLSGSLTEVFEFFSDAMQLETITPKWLHFHVTTPRPIVIQEGTLIDYRLKLRGIPIKWRTRISEWAPPFRFVDEQLRGPYLWWHHTHYFEQVGNYVKMTDRVHYGVPGGRFVHWLCVKNDVKRIFEYRQTQMKKLFPIDDV encoded by the coding sequence ATGAGCCTGATGGAAACAACCACGCGGACAGCCAGTCCGAAAGCGACGCTGTCAGATTCATTTTCAACAGATGTTCGAATTTCGAAGCATCCGGACAAAGCTGGATTTCTGCTTGAAACCACACAGCTCCTCTCCGGAAGCCTGACCGAGGTCTTTGAGTTCTTTTCCGATGCGATGCAATTGGAAACGATCACACCGAAGTGGCTTCATTTTCACGTAACCACGCCACGGCCGATCGTCATTCAGGAGGGGACTCTCATCGACTACCGTCTGAAATTACGCGGCATCCCAATCAAATGGCGGACTCGAATCAGTGAGTGGGCTCCACCGTTTCGATTTGTTGATGAGCAACTTCGCGGGCCTTATTTGTGGTGGCACCACACCCACTATTTTGAGCAGGTCGGGAACTATGTGAAAATGACAGATCGGGTTCACTACGGGGTTCCGGGCGGACGATTCGTACACTGGCTTTGTGTGAAGAACGATGTCAAACGCATCTTCGAATACCGACAAACCCAGATGAAGAAGCTGTTCCCGATTGACGATGTGTGA
- a CDS encoding efflux RND transporter periplasmic adaptor subunit has protein sequence MKYILPIAGAMLLSAFAGAFVVWSRVKPQPLVVEQMEPRETESEVSGDIQPSTVTLNNEKAAATSLKVEGVQERPVRPFNTVAGRLRYDDQRHIEVRVATSGVLTSVHVKPGDRVKAGEVLAELNSSEVGHARADVLQREADLAIVTQKRDWEQLVCQGIQKMAGAIQGRQPLDQIQEQLRGVSLGSAREKILSNYSQLLLAESLTKSAQQNVATGVVPAKVLQERQTERDTAEASLQGTLEQLIFDARQSCRQAEVAVNDAQRRLKISRQNVATLLGQVGADVYSDDQLDMDESVLSLVRVRAPFASTVEQKNFSTSERVSIGDSLFVLADTSTLWVAADLRDRDRGALALNPGDEIEVFVTPGSTTPVVANVYFVGREVDPSTNAVPLIAVIRNTDGSLRPGMYVTVRVPLGEAKQAIAVPESAIVEHDSQKFVFVPDDQNTFHRVDVTTGLSSGDYVQILSGVNAGDQVVVAGAFVLKSEMLLEREE, from the coding sequence ATGAAGTACATTCTCCCCATTGCCGGCGCAATGCTGTTGTCAGCGTTCGCGGGCGCTTTCGTGGTTTGGAGTCGAGTGAAGCCTCAGCCACTAGTCGTCGAACAAATGGAACCGAGGGAAACTGAATCCGAGGTCTCGGGCGACATACAGCCGTCGACGGTCACACTGAACAACGAGAAAGCTGCAGCCACGTCGCTCAAGGTCGAAGGAGTTCAGGAACGCCCAGTCAGACCGTTCAATACGGTAGCTGGTCGTCTTCGGTACGACGACCAGCGTCATATCGAAGTGCGCGTGGCAACGTCGGGCGTCCTGACCAGTGTCCACGTAAAACCTGGCGACCGCGTGAAGGCTGGTGAAGTTCTCGCGGAACTCAACAGCTCCGAAGTCGGCCACGCTCGCGCGGATGTTCTTCAGCGAGAAGCTGACCTGGCGATCGTGACACAGAAGCGGGACTGGGAACAACTGGTTTGCCAGGGCATTCAGAAAATGGCCGGCGCCATTCAGGGTCGACAGCCGCTGGATCAGATTCAGGAGCAGCTGCGTGGGGTTTCGCTTGGCTCTGCGAGGGAAAAGATTCTTTCGAATTACTCTCAGTTGTTGCTGGCCGAATCTCTGACAAAGTCTGCTCAGCAGAACGTTGCAACAGGTGTCGTCCCTGCAAAGGTTCTGCAGGAACGACAGACGGAACGCGACACTGCAGAAGCATCATTACAGGGAACACTGGAACAACTGATTTTTGACGCACGGCAGTCATGTCGACAGGCAGAAGTCGCAGTGAACGATGCCCAGCGCCGGTTGAAAATCAGCCGACAGAATGTTGCAACACTGCTGGGGCAGGTGGGGGCCGATGTCTATTCGGACGATCAGCTGGACATGGATGAAAGCGTTCTTTCACTGGTGCGGGTTCGTGCGCCATTTGCCTCCACTGTAGAGCAGAAGAACTTCAGTACTTCCGAACGAGTCAGTATTGGCGATTCATTGTTCGTTCTTGCGGACACATCAACGCTCTGGGTAGCTGCCGATCTGCGAGACCGGGATCGTGGTGCCCTGGCATTAAACCCTGGCGATGAGATTGAGGTTTTTGTGACACCGGGTTCAACGACACCCGTGGTCGCTAACGTGTATTTTGTTGGACGTGAAGTAGATCCATCAACGAATGCGGTGCCTTTGATTGCGGTCATCCGGAATACGGATGGATCCCTTCGCCCGGGGATGTATGTGACCGTGCGAGTGCCACTCGGCGAAGCAAAGCAAGCCATTGCTGTCCCGGAAAGTGCGATCGTGGAGCACGACTCTCAGAAGTTTGTTTTCGTGCCGGACGACCAGAATACCTTCCACCGAGTGGACGTCACGACCGGACTTTCTTCGGGTGATTATGTGCAGATTCTTTCAGGCGTGAACGCGGGCGATCAGGTTGTCGTTGCGGGTGCCTTTGTCCTGAAGAGCGAAATGCTGCTTGAGCGTGAAGAGTAG